From the genome of Candidatus Hydrogenedentota bacterium, one region includes:
- a CDS encoding ATP-dependent RecD-like DNA helicase, which translates to MTPPWTRDDLFPNGRKPGGGGPPDAPGQTDLETTDTVEGVVERIVYENPENGFFVGRLRRDDTRELETFVGNLMAVSPGETVRLTGRWEVDRKFGRELRVTAYETVLPSTAEGIERFLGSGMIAGVGKEMAKRLVAAFGRETLRVIAEQPERLRGVPGIGAKRAAQVHKSLGEKKALQSIMVFLQGHGISPALAVRIHKHYGDGAAAVMRENPYRLAADISGVGFQGADTIARRLGIAADAPERLRAGVLHTLSAASGDGHVFLPRGELLSRAAELLAAPPGPVDAAVTALAASGGVVLEDDAVFSPLLHAAERRAAEGLKRLLRTPHDPVEINVENALRWVEREGKITLSERQREAVRQGARGKVLVITGGPGTGKTTVLKSLLAILERKGVSFVLAAPTGRAAKRMEAATGRDARTLHRLLEFNPATGRFAKGEHAPLATDLLVVDEVSMVDIQLLSSVLEALPSFARLLLVGDVDQLPSVGAGSVLLDIIASGLVPVVRLDTVFRQAEESGIIANAHRINRGEMPVFNDRDFVLIERDDPAKAVETLVEVAARRLPARFGLDPLRDIQVLAPLRRGDAGVEAVNAAMQTALNPNGAPLPGRAYGLGDKVMQLRNNYTLDVYNGDTGVVTAVDLEAGEFQVSFDDGRAVLYPVDEADNLAPAYCATVHKAQGSEYPAVVLSLHNQHFMLLQRNVLYTAVTRGRRLVVIVGSRRAVARAVRNTSQTRRNTRLAARLRNEVR; encoded by the coding sequence ATGACTCCGCCCTGGACGCGCGACGACCTCTTCCCCAACGGCCGCAAGCCCGGCGGCGGCGGCCCGCCGGACGCCCCCGGCCAGACGGATCTGGAAACGACGGACACCGTCGAGGGCGTCGTCGAGCGCATCGTCTACGAGAACCCCGAGAACGGCTTCTTCGTGGGGCGGCTCCGCCGCGACGACACGCGGGAGCTGGAGACCTTCGTGGGCAACCTGATGGCCGTGTCGCCGGGGGAGACGGTGCGGCTGACGGGGCGGTGGGAGGTGGACCGCAAGTTCGGGCGCGAGCTGCGCGTGACGGCCTATGAGACCGTGCTCCCCTCGACGGCGGAGGGCATCGAGCGCTTCCTGGGCTCGGGCATGATCGCGGGCGTGGGGAAGGAGATGGCGAAGCGGCTGGTGGCCGCCTTCGGCCGCGAGACCCTGCGCGTGATCGCGGAGCAGCCGGAGCGCCTGCGCGGCGTGCCGGGCATCGGCGCGAAGCGCGCGGCCCAGGTCCACAAATCCCTCGGCGAGAAGAAGGCCCTCCAGAGCATCATGGTCTTCCTCCAGGGACACGGCATCTCCCCCGCCCTCGCCGTGCGCATCCACAAACACTACGGCGACGGCGCGGCGGCGGTCATGCGCGAGAACCCCTACCGCCTCGCCGCGGACATCTCCGGCGTCGGGTTCCAGGGCGCCGACACCATCGCGCGGCGGCTCGGCATCGCCGCCGACGCCCCCGAGCGCCTGCGCGCCGGCGTGCTGCACACCCTGTCCGCCGCGTCGGGCGACGGCCATGTCTTCCTGCCGCGCGGCGAGCTGCTGTCGCGCGCGGCGGAGCTGCTGGCCGCGCCGCCGGGCCCGGTGGACGCGGCGGTGACGGCGCTGGCCGCTTCGGGCGGCGTGGTGCTGGAGGACGACGCGGTGTTCTCGCCCCTGCTGCACGCGGCGGAGCGCCGCGCGGCCGAGGGGCTCAAGCGGCTCCTGCGCACGCCCCACGACCCCGTGGAGATTAACGTGGAGAACGCCCTGCGCTGGGTGGAGCGCGAGGGGAAAATCACCCTGTCGGAGCGCCAGCGCGAGGCCGTCCGCCAGGGCGCGCGCGGCAAGGTGCTGGTCATCACCGGCGGCCCCGGCACGGGCAAGACCACGGTGCTGAAAAGCCTGCTGGCCATCCTCGAAAGGAAGGGGGTGTCGTTCGTCCTCGCCGCGCCCACGGGCCGCGCCGCCAAGCGCATGGAGGCCGCCACGGGCCGCGACGCCCGCACGCTCCACCGCCTGCTGGAGTTCAACCCCGCCACGGGCCGCTTCGCCAAGGGCGAGCACGCCCCCCTCGCCACGGACCTCCTCGTCGTGGACGAGGTGTCCATGGTGGACATCCAGCTCCTGTCGAGCGTGCTGGAGGCCCTGCCCTCCTTCGCGCGGCTGCTGCTCGTCGGCGACGTGGACCAGCTCCCCTCCGTCGGCGCGGGCAGCGTCCTCCTCGACATCATCGCGTCGGGCCTCGTCCCCGTGGTCCGCCTCGACACCGTCTTCCGCCAGGCCGAGGAGAGCGGCATCATCGCCAACGCCCACCGCATCAACCGCGGCGAGATGCCCGTGTTCAACGACCGGGACTTCGTGCTCATCGAGCGCGACGACCCGGCGAAGGCCGTGGAGACCCTCGTGGAGGTGGCCGCCCGGCGGCTGCCCGCCCGCTTCGGGCTGGACCCCCTGCGCGACATCCAGGTGCTCGCCCCGCTGCGGCGCGGCGACGCCGGGGTGGAGGCCGTGAACGCCGCCATGCAGACCGCGCTCAACCCCAACGGCGCGCCCCTCCCCGGCCGCGCCTACGGCCTCGGCGACAAGGTCATGCAGCTCCGCAACAACTACACCCTCGACGTCTACAACGGCGACACGGGCGTGGTCACGGCGGTGGACCTGGAGGCCGGGGAGTTCCAGGTCTCCTTCGACGACGGCCGCGCCGTCCTCTACCCGGTGGACGAGGCGGACAACCTCGCCCCGGCCTACTGCGCCACGGTCCACAAGGCCCAGGGCAGCGAATACCCCGCCGTCGTCCTCTCCCTCCACAACCAGCACTTCATGCTCCTCCAGCGCAATGTCCTCTACACCGCCGTCACCCGCGGCCGCCGCCTGGTCGTCATCGTCGGCTCCCGCCGCGCCGTCGCCCGCGCCGTACGCAACACCAGCCAGACCCGCCGCAACACCCGCCTCGCCGCCCGCCTCCGCAACGAGGTCCGCTGA
- a CDS encoding 6-phosphofructokinase gives MAKLEGKVLVAQGGGPTAVINQSVVGAVLESRKFPQVTHVYGALHGVNGIINENFLDLTEATTHNLEAVAATPSAGLLSTRDKPDVEYCKRIFQTCQAHNIRYFFYCGGNDSADTCRIVNEQAHEAGYELRVIHVPKTIDNDLKVTDHCPGFGSAAKFVAQAFAGANLDNRAIPGVYIAIVMGRHAGFLTAASALARKYPDDGPHLVYLPERTFVKEKFLADVKAVYEKYGRCVVAASEGIVDENGTPIITAFTGGEKDLHGNAQLSGTGALGDLLASHVKLTGIKRVRSDTFGYLQRSFLGCVSEVDQYEAREVGEKAAQYAIWHNVDGSVAIKREGDYAVSYFLTPLETVARHSTEMPDRFINAEGNHVTEDFLRYARPLAGQMPLMERIQAPRVGKILSK, from the coding sequence ATGGCCAAGCTCGAAGGAAAAGTGCTGGTCGCCCAGGGCGGCGGCCCGACGGCGGTCATCAACCAGAGCGTGGTGGGCGCGGTGCTCGAGTCCCGCAAGTTCCCGCAGGTCACGCATGTCTACGGCGCGCTCCACGGGGTGAACGGCATCATCAACGAGAACTTTCTCGACCTGACCGAGGCCACCACCCACAACCTGGAGGCCGTCGCGGCGACCCCGTCGGCCGGCCTGCTCTCCACGCGCGACAAGCCCGACGTGGAGTACTGCAAGCGGATTTTCCAGACCTGCCAGGCCCACAACATCCGCTATTTCTTCTACTGCGGCGGCAACGACAGCGCGGACACCTGCCGCATCGTGAACGAGCAGGCGCACGAGGCGGGCTACGAGCTGCGCGTCATCCACGTCCCCAAGACCATTGACAACGACCTGAAGGTCACGGACCACTGCCCGGGCTTCGGCTCCGCCGCCAAGTTCGTGGCGCAGGCCTTCGCGGGTGCCAACCTCGACAACCGCGCCATCCCCGGCGTGTACATCGCCATCGTCATGGGCCGCCACGCGGGCTTCCTCACCGCCGCCAGCGCCCTGGCGCGGAAGTACCCGGACGACGGCCCGCACCTCGTCTACCTGCCCGAGCGCACCTTCGTCAAGGAGAAGTTCCTGGCGGACGTGAAGGCGGTGTACGAGAAGTACGGCCGCTGCGTCGTCGCCGCCTCCGAGGGCATCGTGGACGAGAACGGCACGCCCATCATCACGGCGTTCACGGGCGGCGAGAAGGACCTGCACGGCAACGCCCAGCTCTCCGGCACCGGCGCCCTGGGCGACCTGCTCGCGTCCCACGTGAAGCTCACGGGCATCAAGCGCGTCCGGTCGGACACGTTCGGCTACCTCCAGCGCTCCTTCCTCGGCTGCGTGTCCGAGGTGGACCAGTACGAGGCCCGCGAGGTCGGCGAGAAGGCCGCCCAGTACGCCATCTGGCACAACGTGGACGGCTCCGTCGCCATCAAGCGCGAGGGCGACTACGCCGTGTCCTACTTCCTGACGCCGCTGGAGACCGTCGCGCGCCACTCCACCGAGATGCCCGACCGCTTCATCAACGCCGAGGGCAACCATGTGACCGAAGACTTCCTCCGCTACGCCCGCCCGCTCGCCGGCCAGATGCCGCTCATGGAGCGCATCCAGGCCCCGCGCGTCGGCAAAATCCTCAGCAAGTGA
- the groL gene encoding chaperonin GroEL (60 kDa chaperone family; promotes refolding of misfolded polypeptides especially under stressful conditions; forms two stacked rings of heptamers to form a barrel-shaped 14mer; ends can be capped by GroES; misfolded proteins enter the barrel where they are refolded when GroES binds): MPKQLEFGEGARRKVLEGVVKLSAAVKATLGPKGRNVVLDKKWGAPTVTKDGVSVAKEIELEDKYENMGAQMVKEVASKTSDVAGDGTTTATVLAESIFREGLRNVTAGANPMALKRGIDKAVLAVVEKLASMSKQVRNDKDVIRNVASISANSDMEIGDIIAEAMEKVGNDGTITVEEAKGIETTLEVVEGMQFDKGYLSPYFVTDPETMECVLENCYILINEKKISNLKDLLPLLEQIAKSGKPLLLIAEDIEGEALATLVVNKIRGTFQAAAVKAPGFGDRRKAMLEDIAILTGGLCITEDLGRSLESVTISDLGCAKRVVIDKDTTTIVEGAGSSADIMGRINLIRRQIEDTTSDYDREKLQERLAKLAGGVAVINVGAATEIEMKEKKARVEDALHATRAAVEEGIVAGGGTALLRCQDVIDGLEAEGDEKIGAQIVRRAVESPLRQLALNAGDEGATVVQNVRAKKGNTGYNAETGEYEDLMKAGIIDPTKVTRTALQNAASIAGLLLTTEVLIADIPEPEKAPAGGPGGGMGGMDGMY; the protein is encoded by the coding sequence ATGCCTAAGCAACTGGAATTCGGAGAGGGCGCGCGGCGCAAGGTGCTCGAGGGCGTCGTGAAGCTGAGCGCGGCCGTGAAGGCGACGCTGGGCCCGAAGGGCCGCAACGTGGTGCTCGACAAGAAGTGGGGCGCCCCGACCGTCACGAAGGACGGCGTGAGCGTGGCCAAGGAGATCGAGCTCGAGGACAAGTACGAGAACATGGGCGCCCAGATGGTGAAGGAGGTCGCGTCCAAGACCTCGGACGTCGCGGGCGACGGCACGACGACGGCGACGGTGCTCGCGGAGTCCATCTTCCGCGAGGGGCTGCGCAACGTGACGGCGGGCGCGAACCCCATGGCGCTCAAGCGCGGCATTGACAAGGCCGTGCTGGCGGTGGTCGAGAAGCTGGCCTCCATGAGCAAGCAGGTCCGCAACGACAAGGACGTGATCCGCAACGTGGCGAGCATCTCGGCCAACAGCGACATGGAGATCGGCGACATCATCGCCGAGGCCATGGAAAAGGTCGGCAACGACGGCACGATCACGGTCGAGGAGGCCAAGGGCATCGAGACGACGCTCGAGGTGGTCGAGGGCATGCAGTTCGACAAGGGCTACCTGTCCCCGTACTTCGTGACGGACCCCGAGACCATGGAGTGCGTGCTGGAGAACTGCTACATCCTCATCAACGAGAAGAAGATCTCCAACCTGAAGGACCTGCTGCCGCTGCTGGAGCAGATCGCGAAGTCGGGCAAGCCCCTGCTGCTGATCGCCGAGGACATCGAGGGCGAGGCCCTGGCGACCCTGGTGGTCAACAAGATCCGCGGCACCTTCCAGGCGGCCGCGGTGAAGGCGCCGGGCTTCGGCGACCGCCGCAAGGCCATGCTGGAGGACATCGCGATCCTGACCGGCGGCCTGTGCATCACCGAGGACCTGGGCCGCTCGCTCGAGAGCGTCACCATCTCCGACCTCGGCTGCGCCAAGCGCGTCGTCATTGACAAGGACACGACGACCATCGTCGAGGGCGCCGGCTCCAGCGCCGACATCATGGGCCGCATCAACCTGATCCGCAGGCAGATCGAGGACACCACGTCCGACTACGACCGCGAGAAGCTCCAGGAGCGCCTCGCGAAGCTGGCCGGCGGCGTCGCGGTCATCAACGTCGGCGCGGCCACCGAGATCGAGATGAAGGAGAAGAAGGCCCGCGTCGAGGACGCGCTCCACGCCACCCGCGCGGCGGTCGAGGAGGGCATCGTGGCCGGCGGCGGCACCGCGCTCCTGCGCTGCCAGGACGTGATTGACGGGCTGGAGGCCGAGGGCGACGAGAAGATCGGCGCCCAGATCGTCCGGCGCGCCGTCGAGTCCCCCCTGCGCCAGCTCGCGCTGAACGCCGGCGACGAGGGTGCCACGGTCGTCCAGAACGTCCGCGCCAAGAAGGGCAACACGGGCTACAACGCCGAGACCGGCGAGTACGAGGACCTGATGAAGGCGGGCATCATTGACCCGACCAAGGTCACGCGCACGGCCCTGCAGAACGCCGCGAGCATCGCCGGCCTCCTGCTGACGACCGAAGTGCTGATCGCCGACATCCCCGAGCCGGAGAAGGCCCCCGCGGGCGGCCCCGGCGGCGGCATGGGCGGCATGGACGGCATGTACTGA
- a CDS encoding YbjQ family protein has translation MVELFQIGLFLGLLLLGLLAGQWNERRHYASIRRREAALAALPVMPSAEWDMARGVEAAWLVSASVVVSVDYFKRFAMGIRNLFGGNVRSYESLLDRARREAVLRVKELCAGRADIIVNLRLDTSSISGAKAKRDANSIGAVELIASGTAVRYLREPPPLP, from the coding sequence ATGGTTGAGCTGTTCCAGATCGGGCTCTTTCTGGGCCTGCTGCTGCTGGGGCTGCTCGCGGGCCAGTGGAACGAGCGCCGCCACTACGCGAGCATCCGCCGGCGCGAGGCGGCGCTGGCCGCGCTGCCTGTCATGCCCAGCGCCGAGTGGGACATGGCGCGCGGCGTGGAGGCGGCCTGGCTGGTGTCGGCGTCCGTCGTGGTGTCCGTGGACTACTTCAAGCGCTTCGCCATGGGCATCCGCAACCTCTTCGGCGGCAATGTGCGCTCCTACGAGAGCCTGCTCGACCGCGCCCGCCGCGAGGCGGTCCTGCGGGTCAAGGAGCTCTGCGCGGGCCGGGCGGACATCATTGTGAACCTGCGCCTGGACACCAGCAGCATCTCCGGCGCCAAGGCGAAAAGGGACGCCAACTCCATCGGCGCGGTGGAGCTGATCGCCTCCGGCACGGCGGTGCGCTACCTCCGCGAGCCGCCCCCCCTCCCATGA
- a CDS encoding heavy metal-binding domain-containing protein, translated as MILTNIDRVPGMRIAEHHGLVGGSTVRAKNIGRDFMAGLKNIVGGELKGYTELLQEARRQALDRMAAQAQAMGANAVINIRFSTSAVAQGAAELYAYGTAVRVEPDYHG; from the coding sequence ATGATTCTGACCAACATTGACCGGGTGCCGGGGATGCGGATCGCGGAGCACCACGGGCTGGTGGGGGGGAGCACGGTGCGCGCGAAGAACATCGGCCGGGACTTCATGGCGGGGCTGAAGAACATTGTGGGCGGCGAGCTGAAGGGCTACACCGAACTGCTCCAGGAGGCGCGCAGGCAGGCGCTGGACCGCATGGCGGCCCAGGCCCAGGCGATGGGGGCGAACGCCGTCATCAATATCCGCTTCTCCACCTCCGCTGTGGCCCAGGGTGCCGCGGAGCTGTACGCCTACGGCACCGCCGTCCGCGTGGAGCCGGACTACCATGGTTGA
- a CDS encoding M48 family metallopeptidase, translating into MKFVLKDMGEAAEASAQTRGVLADTLKLFGVLAALVVVVFAAVSWGTDRIVLRISPETEARIFGAVGAEFLAEGSVGAGERWRGLLERLAAHPEVPRLPYRLGVTDDPPKPNAFALPSGRILLTMALLEKLGDDEAAVAFVLAHELGHYRQRDHLRGLGRAAGMAVCLMALGGSGDVLPVARVLTEAMHRTYSRAQEEGADRFAARLVYETYGSAEGAEKLFQLLREMEDLPAWAYMLSTHPDHESRIRVLRETVEALRTAGAQKGG; encoded by the coding sequence ATGAAGTTCGTCCTGAAGGACATGGGGGAGGCCGCCGAGGCCAGCGCGCAGACCCGGGGGGTGCTGGCGGACACGCTCAAGCTCTTCGGCGTGCTCGCCGCCCTCGTGGTCGTTGTGTTCGCCGCGGTCTCGTGGGGGACCGACCGGATCGTCCTGCGCATCTCCCCCGAGACGGAGGCGCGGATCTTCGGCGCCGTCGGCGCGGAGTTCCTCGCGGAGGGGAGCGTGGGCGCCGGGGAGCGGTGGCGGGGGCTGCTGGAACGCCTCGCGGCGCATCCGGAGGTGCCCCGCCTGCCCTACCGCCTCGGCGTGACGGACGATCCGCCGAAGCCCAACGCCTTCGCCCTGCCCAGCGGGCGCATCCTCCTGACGATGGCGCTGCTGGAGAAGCTGGGGGACGACGAGGCCGCCGTGGCCTTTGTCCTCGCGCACGAGCTGGGGCACTACCGCCAGCGCGACCACCTGCGCGGGCTGGGGCGCGCCGCCGGCATGGCCGTGTGCCTCATGGCGCTCGGCGGCTCCGGCGACGTCCTCCCCGTGGCCCGGGTCCTCACGGAGGCCATGCACCGCACCTACTCCCGCGCGCAGGAGGAGGGCGCGGACCGTTTCGCCGCCCGCCTCGTCTACGAGACCTACGGCTCCGCCGAGGGCGCCGAAAAACTGTTCCAGCTCCTCCGCGAAATGGAGGACCTCCCCGCCTGGGCCTACATGCTCTCCACCCACCCCGACCACGAAAGCCGCATCCGGGTCCTCCGCGAGACCGTCGAGGCCCTGCGGACCGCCGGGGCGCAGAAGGGCGGCTGA
- a CDS encoding MFS transporter: MTSESAKRFKYWQYRTIAATMVGYTLFYFLRKNFSLAMPGIESELGITKTSLGAFLTLHGLVYGLSKFLNGYWGDRCNSRTYMMVGLALCLLVNVAFGFGPVFAEVFTGTPSGPAFMSALIVILGVLWVLNGLFQGSGFPPCARLLTHWIPPNELATKMSIWNTSHSVGAGLIAILCGYIMAYGGPGAWRFCFWAPAVIAGAGLLALAAALRDTPSSVGLPEIAATEVRGARANEPVNRQFLRERVFCNPLIWMLGCANFTIYVVRFAVLDWGPTLLKESKGLSLDHAGWMVAAFEIAGVAGMLGAGWITDRFMKGRAPRTCVFCMAGAALFMFCFWMLPATAPSWLLFATLLAAGFCIYGPQALTGVTAANISTKKLAGTSIGFTSLFSYASVVVSGVGLGALAEHFGWRYAYIVIIGAAVAGVFTFLSLWNAKADAYDDLAE; this comes from the coding sequence ATGACGTCGGAGAGCGCCAAACGGTTCAAGTACTGGCAGTACCGCACGATTGCCGCCACGATGGTTGGCTACACGCTCTTCTACTTCCTGCGCAAGAATTTCAGCCTGGCGATGCCCGGCATCGAGTCCGAATTGGGCATTACCAAGACGAGCCTTGGCGCGTTTCTGACGTTGCACGGATTGGTCTACGGGCTGTCCAAGTTTCTGAACGGCTACTGGGGCGACCGCTGCAATTCCCGCACCTACATGATGGTGGGGCTCGCCTTGTGTCTGTTGGTGAACGTCGCGTTCGGATTCGGGCCGGTCTTTGCCGAGGTTTTCACCGGGACCCCCTCCGGCCCGGCCTTCATGTCGGCCCTGATCGTCATCCTCGGCGTCCTTTGGGTGCTGAACGGCCTGTTCCAGGGCAGCGGTTTCCCGCCCTGCGCGCGCCTCCTCACGCACTGGATACCCCCAAACGAACTCGCGACCAAAATGTCCATCTGGAACACGTCGCACTCCGTCGGGGCGGGGCTGATCGCGATCCTGTGCGGATACATCATGGCTTACGGCGGGCCGGGCGCGTGGCGCTTCTGCTTCTGGGCGCCGGCGGTGATTGCCGGGGCGGGACTCCTGGCCCTTGCGGCGGCGCTGCGCGACACGCCCTCATCCGTGGGCCTTCCGGAGATTGCCGCCACGGAAGTGAGGGGCGCCCGCGCAAACGAACCCGTCAACAGGCAGTTCCTCCGCGAACGGGTCTTCTGCAATCCGCTGATCTGGATGCTCGGATGCGCCAACTTCACGATCTATGTGGTCCGGTTCGCCGTTTTGGACTGGGGCCCCACGCTGCTCAAAGAATCCAAAGGGCTCTCCCTCGACCACGCCGGCTGGATGGTGGCGGCCTTTGAGATTGCCGGCGTTGCCGGCATGCTGGGCGCGGGCTGGATCACCGACCGGTTCATGAAGGGCCGCGCGCCGCGCACCTGCGTGTTCTGCATGGCTGGAGCCGCGCTGTTCATGTTCTGTTTTTGGATGCTTCCCGCCACCGCGCCGTCATGGCTCCTGTTTGCGACACTGCTCGCGGCGGGCTTCTGCATCTACGGCCCTCAGGCGCTGACCGGCGTCACGGCCGCCAACATCTCGACCAAGAAGCTGGCCGGGACGTCAATCGGCTTCACGAGCCTGTTCAGCTACGCGAGCGTGGTCGTGTCGGGCGTCGGCCTGGGCGCGCTGGCCGAGCACTTCGGCTGGCGCTATGCCTACATCGTCATCATCGGCGCGGCCGTGGCCGGCGTCTTCACCTTCCTGTCGCTATGGAACGCAAAGGCCGACGCCTACGACGATCTGGCGGAATGA
- a CDS encoding SDR family oxidoreductase, with protein sequence MLLEGKTAVITGAGRGIGRAIALAFAREGCDVFLAARTAPELEETAGLVRALGRRAEWRRCDVAEPEDVRRMAAAALEAFPAVDILVNNAGWAVFRPFLELTPEEWQRTLDVNLTSVFTAIQAFLPHMRARRAGRIINISSVTGIKGLHLQSAYTAAKHGVNGLTKALALELKADNIAIHAICPGGVDTKMARDNMPHRDKTGWMTPEDIAHTALYVATQSPRAVTDIIHVRRFGSEPL encoded by the coding sequence ATGCTGCTGGAGGGCAAGACCGCCGTCATCACCGGGGCGGGGCGGGGCATCGGCCGGGCCATCGCGCTGGCGTTTGCCCGCGAGGGCTGCGACGTGTTCCTGGCGGCGCGGACGGCGCCGGAGCTGGAGGAGACGGCCGGGCTGGTCCGCGCGCTGGGGCGGCGGGCGGAGTGGCGCCGGTGCGACGTGGCGGAGCCGGAGGACGTCCGGCGGATGGCGGCGGCGGCGCTGGAGGCGTTCCCCGCCGTGGACATCCTGGTGAACAACGCGGGGTGGGCGGTGTTCCGGCCCTTCCTGGAGCTGACGCCGGAGGAGTGGCAACGGACGCTGGACGTGAACCTGACGTCGGTCTTCACGGCGATCCAGGCCTTTCTCCCGCACATGCGGGCGCGGCGCGCGGGCCGCATCATCAACATCTCGAGCGTGACGGGGATCAAGGGGCTCCACCTCCAGTCGGCGTACACGGCGGCGAAGCACGGGGTGAACGGCCTGACGAAGGCCCTCGCGCTGGAGCTGAAGGCGGACAACATCGCCATCCACGCCATCTGTCCGGGCGGGGTGGACACGAAGATGGCGCGGGACAACATGCCGCACCGCGACAAGACGGGCTGGATGACGCCGGAGGACATCGCGCACACGGCGCTCTATGTCGCCACGCAGAGCCCGCGCGCGGTGACGGACATCATTCACGTCCGGCGCTTCGGCAGCGAGCCCCTATGA
- a CDS encoding co-chaperone GroES — MKVRPLADRILVKREEPSETVRGGIIIPDTAKEKPQEGKVIAVGPGRLDEHGKRVALEVKPGDRILMGKYSGTEVKIDGDEHVIMREDDVLAVLE; from the coding sequence ATGAAAGTTCGTCCCCTGGCAGACCGTATCCTGGTGAAGCGCGAAGAGCCCAGCGAGACCGTGCGCGGCGGCATCATCATCCCCGACACGGCCAAAGAGAAGCCCCAGGAGGGCAAGGTGATCGCGGTCGGCCCCGGCCGTCTTGACGAGCACGGGAAGCGGGTGGCCCTCGAGGTGAAGCCGGGCGACCGGATCCTCATGGGCAAGTATTCCGGGACCGAGGTGAAGATTGACGGCGACGAGCACGTCATCATGCGCGAGGACGACGTTCTCGCGGTGCTCGAGTAG
- a CDS encoding glycerophosphodiester phosphodiesterase family protein: MLSLVCCLLTLAAAPDAGVRFQAHRGGLAEYPENTLAAYRASWALGALPEVDIRTTRDGDIVCLHDATLARTTNAPAGIRDTDVRDLPTAEVRRWDAGAKFSPKHAGEKVPLLAEVLDEMRADPARRVYLDFKAVDLDILSGILRDSGAAERIIFCHNAHDNCRTVKGKVPGIRTMLWIGGKPGEIRKTYAAAAATGFAQLDQVQLHLHAPGGPGAEPFELPLDFLRTCLAETGAAGVDLEVLPFAADAPLDMLLDLGIRWYATDRPGRFAEAVRVWAEKRGARTAPE; the protein is encoded by the coding sequence ATGCTCTCACTTGTGTGCTGTCTGCTGACGCTGGCCGCCGCGCCGGACGCGGGGGTGCGCTTTCAGGCGCACCGGGGCGGACTGGCGGAGTATCCGGAGAACACGCTCGCGGCGTACCGCGCGTCGTGGGCGCTCGGCGCGCTGCCGGAGGTGGACATCCGCACCACGCGGGACGGGGACATCGTCTGCCTGCATGACGCGACGCTGGCGCGCACGACGAACGCGCCGGCGGGCATCCGCGACACGGATGTCCGGGACCTCCCGACGGCGGAGGTGCGGCGGTGGGACGCGGGCGCGAAGTTCTCCCCGAAGCACGCGGGGGAGAAGGTGCCCCTGCTGGCGGAGGTGCTGGACGAGATGCGGGCGGACCCGGCCCGGCGGGTCTATCTGGACTTCAAGGCGGTGGACCTGGACATTCTGTCCGGCATCCTGCGGGATTCCGGCGCCGCGGAGCGGATCATCTTCTGCCACAACGCCCACGACAACTGCCGGACCGTGAAGGGGAAGGTGCCCGGCATCCGCACGATGCTGTGGATCGGCGGGAAACCCGGCGAGATCCGGAAAACATACGCGGCCGCCGCCGCGACGGGCTTCGCGCAGCTTGACCAGGTGCAGCTCCACCTCCATGCCCCGGGCGGGCCGGGCGCGGAACCCTTTGAGCTGCCCCTCGACTTCCTCCGGACGTGCCTCGCCGAGACCGGCGCGGCGGGTGTGGACCTGGAGGTGCTCCCCTTCGCCGCGGACGCCCCGCTGGACATGCTGCTCGACCTCGGCATCCGCTGGTACGCCACGGACCGTCCCGGCCGCTTCGCCGAAGCCGTCAGGGTCTGGGCGGAAAAACGGGGCGCGCGCACCGCGCCGGAATGA